Genomic segment of bacterium:
TTTTAAACAAAAATGCGGCATACTTATCGGAAAAAACAGGATTCATCTTACCCCTCCTCTCATAATTTCACCAAACACACCCTGAGGTCCAAAATTAAAATAACCGTGTGAGATATGCGCTTTATCCCTATAAACAGGATCGGTTAATAAAAGCGCGTGTAATTGAGGAACATTGTACCAGGGAACAGAAGGCCAGAGATGATGATCGAGATGATAGGCAATGTTGTAGGGCTGAAAAAACCAGCCAAAATCGTACCATTTTAAATAAACATTACGCGATATATTGTAATCGTGTTCACCTTTAAGCCCGTAGTGATCGGCCACAAAACGCATTTTTTGAAAAAAATTAAAAGTGCTAAAAAGAGGTAAAACCCAAAGTAGCAAAAAGGGTTGCCACAAGTGAAAGTAGCCAATTACTGACAACCACAGGGCCCAAAACAACCAAAACTCTATCTTTTTATAATAACGCTTCCAGCCTTTTTTAGGATAAGTCACTTCCCAATCTAAAAAAGTTTTAGTGTGCATAAACACAATAGCCACCCATATAGTACTACCCATCCCCAAGAGATCACGCAAAAAAACACTAATGAGTTTTGCCTTACTACA
This window contains:
- a CDS encoding fatty acid desaturase family protein, whose protein sequence is MIKKIQQDINEALAAPCFNNPDQDTAHGWADAVSAKLKNKDLNSQIAALSKLNPWINYFHIFKEWALVIGCIALNMKFKNPFLYVVSILFIASRQHAISLLAHEASHYRLFPNRKINDFMSNWFCNFALFYPIERFRHDHVLHHRHVGSEKDTLVLARNNIPKLPSPCSKAKLISVFLRDLLGMGSTIWVAIVFMHTKTFLDWEVTYPKKGWKRYYKKIEFWLFWALWLSVIGYFHLWQPFLLLWVLPLFSTFNFFQKMRFVADHYGLKGEHDYNISRNVYLKWYDFGWFFQPYNIAYHLDHHLWPSVPWYNVPQLHALLLTDPVYRDKAHISHGYFNFGPQGVFGEIMRGGVR